One window from the genome of Dioscorea cayenensis subsp. rotundata cultivar TDr96_F1 chromosome 3, TDr96_F1_v2_PseudoChromosome.rev07_lg8_w22 25.fasta, whole genome shotgun sequence encodes:
- the LOC120251432 gene encoding MADS-box protein SOC1-like yields MGRVKVKLAWIEKAAARNATYKKRKNGLLKKVKDLSTLCDVKACAIIYPCRGTVLEVWSLTLNPIDVLVPFMQEPELGRRKKMCLDAKDLSRLDLETMSHLSWLVDNKLKLVKEKVAKKKAEIAANGEGSSTTSAARMHGWCLGFNEQGVIIGEQSDQPSCGNVNPDDGDDDNIAWFDGIFLD; encoded by the exons ATGGGAAGGGTGAAGGTGAAGCTTGCATGGATCGAGAAGGCAGCCGCAAGGAACGCAACATACAAGAAAAGGAAGAATGGTCTCTTGAAGAAGGTGAAAGATCTAAGCACACTGTGTGATGTAAAAGCTTGTGCAATTATTTATCCTTGCCGTGGTACGGTGCTGGAAGTCTGGTCATTAACACTAAACCCGATAGATGTTTTGGTCCCGTTCATGCAAGAACCGGAGCTggggagaagaaagaaaatg TGTCTTGATGCGAAAGATCTCAGCAGGCTTGATCTTGAAACAATGTCACACTTAAGTTGGTTGGTGGATAACAAGTTGAAGTTGGTGAAAGAGAAGGTGGCGAAGAAGAAGGCTGAAATAGCTGCCAATGGAGAAGGATCATCGACCACAAGTGCAGCTAGAATGCATGGTTGGTGCTTGGGTTTCAATGAGCAGGGTGTTATTATAGGGGAGCAGTCTGACCAACCTTCTTGTGGGAATGTTAATcctgatgatggtgatgatgataacATTGCATGGTTTGATGGGATTTTCCTTGATTAG
- the LOC120251440 gene encoding agamous-like MADS-box protein AGL80: protein MGRAKVKLAWIEKAAPRNVTYKKRKNGLLKKVKDLSTLCDVKACGIIYPCGGTVPEVWSSTPNPMDVLVPFMQESELERRKKMVNQCLEGKDISVLDLETIFSLSWLVDNKLNFVKEKVVKKKAKMVANGE, encoded by the exons ATGGGAAGGGCGAAGGTGAAGCTTGCATGGATCGAGAAGGCAGCCCCAAGGAATGTAACATACAAGAAAAGGAAGAACGGTCTCTTGAAGAAGGTGAAAGATCTAAGCACACTGTGTGATGTAAAAGCTTGTGGAATTATTTACCCTTGCGGTGGTACGGTACCGGAAGTCTGGTCATCGACACCTAACCCGATGGACGTTTTGGTGCCGTTCATGCAAGAATCTGAGctagaaagaagaaagaagatggtGAATCAG TGCCTTGAGGGGAAAGATATTAGTGTGCTTGATCTTGAAACAATATTTAGCTTGAGTTGGTTGGTGGATAACAAGTTGAATTTTGTGAAAGAGAAGGTGGTGAAGAAGAAGGCTAAAATGGTTGCAAATGGAGAATGA